In a single window of the Nitrospirota bacterium genome:
- a CDS encoding DUF4124 domain-containing protein: MAGTSFSLTLIPAFLYPSHNLEEGVSMPGYPLVAAIPSARLWFLPSIFLLTLLSLAPLAWSGEVVYRYVDDQGVATFSSQRDTIPLKYQGQVQALDAVTFQPVQDAAAPTAPPEPEFQTPAGLSRLAKPAGQATPPVAPQPIQAEPAGPSWLDRFAGTTIPLPSQFQLGVGLTALVLIVCAVMVSRMLQNLVLKLLLRTSIMLLLGGSVYLIYFSGMNERLAETTRQPGRRTTTGKELLGDMKGKADQMKAALDKAAAPVTGVIEKTKAATLGEADQAVNAANQSNQQLDKRLREIEANP; this comes from the coding sequence ATGGCCGGCACGTCATTCTCCTTGACTCTCATCCCGGCCTTTCTGTACCCTTCCCATAATCTTGAGGAAGGGGTGTCGATGCCCGGTTATCCTCTTGTTGCAGCCATCCCGTCAGCCCGCCTCTGGTTTCTTCCCTCCATCTTCCTGCTCACGTTGCTGAGTCTTGCCCCCCTTGCCTGGTCCGGGGAGGTTGTCTATCGCTATGTGGATGATCAGGGAGTCGCCACCTTCTCCAGTCAGCGGGATACGATACCGCTCAAGTACCAGGGCCAAGTGCAAGCCCTCGACGCCGTCACGTTCCAGCCGGTGCAAGACGCAGCCGCACCGACTGCACCGCCCGAGCCGGAGTTTCAAACCCCGGCCGGCCTGTCCAGACTGGCCAAGCCAGCCGGTCAGGCAACGCCGCCGGTTGCCCCCCAACCGATCCAGGCCGAACCGGCCGGGCCCTCATGGCTGGACCGGTTTGCCGGCACGACCATTCCGCTCCCTTCACAATTCCAGCTCGGCGTCGGACTGACCGCGCTTGTCCTTATCGTCTGTGCGGTGATGGTTTCGCGCATGCTGCAGAACCTCGTTTTGAAACTCTTGCTCCGGACTTCGATCATGCTGCTCCTAGGTGGCTCCGTCTATCTCATATATTTTTCCGGCATGAACGAGCGCCTGGCGGAGACCACCAGGCAGCCGGGCCGGCGGACCACCACAGGGAAGGAGCTCCTCGGCGACATGAAAGGCAAGGCGGACCAGATGAAGGCAGCCCTGGACAAAGCGGCCGCCCCGGTGACCGGCGTGATCGAAAAAACCAAGGCGGCGACCCTGGGCGAAGCCGACCAGGCGGTCAACGCCGCCAACCAATCCAACCAACAACTGGACAAGCGCCTTCGCGAAATTGAAGCCAATCCGTAG
- a CDS encoding cupin domain-containing protein, with protein sequence MLSVETLKALLHLKPLPVEGGYYAESYRSAESLPGEALPGRYEGARSFGTGIYYLLTPDTCSVLHRLKSDEVYHFYLGDPVELLQLGPGESGTVVTLGPDLEAGMRVQHVVSRDLWQGSRLCKGGRWALLGTTMTPGFDFSDFEAGGREPLLRAYPQFEELILALTKTP encoded by the coding sequence ATGCTGTCGGTAGAGACTCTAAAAGCGCTGTTGCATCTCAAACCCCTGCCGGTGGAAGGGGGTTATTATGCCGAATCGTACCGGTCTGCGGAATCTCTTCCCGGGGAGGCCCTCCCTGGCCGCTACGAAGGGGCCCGATCATTCGGGACAGGGATCTATTACTTGCTGACGCCGGATACTTGTTCGGTGCTGCACCGGCTCAAGAGCGACGAGGTCTATCATTTTTACTTGGGGGATCCGGTGGAACTGCTGCAACTCGGTCCCGGTGAGTCCGGAACGGTGGTCACCCTGGGGCCGGACCTCGAGGCCGGGATGCGGGTACAGCATGTCGTGTCGCGGGATTTGTGGCAGGGGTCACGATTGTGCAAGGGGGGGCGGTGGGCCCTCTTAGGCACGACGATGACCCCGGGGTTCGATTTTTCTGATTTTGAGGCGGGAGGCCGGGAGCCGTTGCTCCGAGCCTACCCGCAGTTTGAGGAATTGATCCTGGCCCTGACCAAGACCCCGTAG